A single region of the Plantactinospora soyae genome encodes:
- a CDS encoding ABC transporter permease, whose protein sequence is MSTISWITARGLFGRRRFLLLFPLPMLLVFLAALSRAAGVEPGQWGAPIIYGLGLGVVLPVIALIVGTGVLGSEIDDGTLVHVLTKPLPRWQIVLPKLGVAAAVTALTAAIPLYVAGVLANSIRFGLGLAAATAIGALVYSAFFLALSLITRRPVLLGLVYVLIWEGLLGNVVSGTTVLSIQHYVMTVADTIAPTTLLEGKVSLPVAIVMSAVFTVGFTVLAIDRLRSFSVAGETS, encoded by the coding sequence GTGTCGACTATCTCCTGGATCACCGCACGCGGTCTCTTCGGCCGTCGGCGGTTCCTGCTGCTGTTCCCCCTGCCGATGCTGCTGGTCTTCCTGGCGGCGCTGTCCCGGGCGGCCGGGGTCGAACCCGGCCAGTGGGGCGCGCCGATCATCTACGGGCTCGGCCTCGGGGTGGTGCTGCCGGTCATCGCGCTGATCGTCGGCACCGGAGTGTTGGGTTCCGAGATCGACGACGGAACCCTGGTGCACGTGCTGACCAAGCCGCTGCCCCGCTGGCAGATCGTGCTGCCCAAGCTCGGGGTGGCGGCGGCGGTCACCGCCCTGACCGCCGCCATTCCGCTCTACGTCGCCGGGGTACTGGCCAACTCGATCCGGTTCGGGCTGGGGCTGGCCGCGGCCACCGCGATCGGCGCGCTGGTCTACTCGGCGTTCTTCCTGGCGCTCAGCCTGATCACCCGCCGCCCGGTGCTGCTCGGCCTGGTGTACGTGCTGATCTGGGAGGGGCTGCTCGGCAACGTCGTCAGCGGTACGACTGTGCTGTCGATCCAGCACTACGTGATGACGGTGGCCGACACGATCGCGCCGACGACGTTGCTGGAGGGCAAGGTGTCGCTGCCGGTGGCGATCGTGATGTCCGCTGTCTTCACGGTCGGCTTCACCGTGCTCGCCATCGACCGGCTGCGCTCGTTCAGCGTCGCGGGCGAGACGAGCTGA
- a CDS encoding GNAT family N-acetyltransferase, whose protein sequence is MRVTVRRATPVDAPALARLRWRRVEEHDEPAMDRDVFLEIFTSWTVDHLATHLPFLAEVDGRLAGMTWLMLADRAPSPWNLDRRTGDVQAVYVIPELRNLGVGKMLIDTVLAEARLRELESVTVHSSDRAVPFYLRAGFKEGQNRLEWRP, encoded by the coding sequence ATGCGGGTGACGGTGCGCAGGGCGACCCCGGTGGACGCGCCGGCACTGGCGCGGCTGCGCTGGCGACGGGTAGAGGAACATGACGAGCCCGCCATGGACCGCGACGTGTTCCTGGAGATCTTCACGAGTTGGACGGTCGACCACCTCGCCACCCACCTGCCGTTCCTTGCCGAGGTGGACGGCCGGCTCGCCGGGATGACCTGGCTGATGCTCGCCGACCGGGCGCCGAGCCCCTGGAACCTCGACCGCCGCACCGGCGACGTGCAGGCGGTCTACGTCATACCGGAGCTGCGCAACCTCGGGGTGGGAAAGATGCTGATCGACACCGTGCTCGCCGAGGCCCGGCTCCGCGAACTGGAGTCGGTGACGGTGCACTCCAGCGACCGCGCGGTGCCGTTCTATCTGCGGGCCGGCTTCAAGGAGGGCCAGAACCGGCTCGAATGGCGCCCCTGA
- a CDS encoding ABC transporter ATP-binding protein → MTNVDLSGVSRWYGNVVAVNDVTMSLGTGVTGLLGPNGAGKTTVLHMMAGFLAPSRGTVTLGGEPTWRNPAVYRRLGLVTEREAVYDFLSAYEFVLASARLHRLPQPEAAAQRAIDLVELADAQDRRIGTYSKGMRQRARVAAALVHDPEVLLLDEPFNGMDPRQRMHMMELLHSLGGAGRTILFSSHILEEVEQVSGTVQVIVSGRLAASGDFRTIRRLMTNRPHVFAVQSSDDRRLAVELMGQPSVNGVDIDRDGLTVRAGDYGSFTRALPKIALASGIRVRRLLPSDESLESVFSYLVEA, encoded by the coding sequence ATGACGAACGTGGACCTCAGCGGGGTGTCCCGCTGGTACGGCAACGTGGTGGCGGTCAACGACGTGACGATGAGTCTCGGCACCGGGGTCACCGGTCTGCTGGGACCGAACGGCGCCGGCAAGACCACCGTGCTGCACATGATGGCCGGGTTCCTGGCCCCCTCGCGGGGCACGGTGACGCTCGGCGGTGAACCCACCTGGCGGAACCCGGCCGTCTACCGCCGACTCGGCCTGGTCACCGAGCGTGAGGCCGTCTACGACTTCCTCAGCGCGTACGAGTTCGTGCTGGCCAGCGCCCGGCTGCACCGTCTGCCCCAGCCGGAGGCGGCGGCGCAGCGGGCGATCGACCTGGTGGAGCTGGCCGACGCCCAGGACCGCCGGATCGGTACCTACTCCAAGGGCATGCGCCAGCGGGCCCGGGTCGCCGCCGCGCTCGTGCACGATCCCGAGGTGCTCCTGCTCGACGAGCCGTTCAACGGGATGGACCCGAGACAGCGGATGCACATGATGGAGCTGCTGCACTCGCTCGGCGGTGCCGGCCGGACCATCCTGTTCAGCTCGCACATCCTGGAGGAGGTCGAGCAGGTCTCCGGGACGGTCCAGGTGATCGTCTCGGGCCGGCTGGCGGCCTCCGGCGACTTCCGGACGATCCGGCGGCTGATGACCAACCGCCCGCACGTCTTCGCGGTCCAGTCCAGCGACGACCGGCGGCTGGCGGTCGAGCTGATGGGGCAGCCGTCGGTCAACGGCGTGGACATCGACCGCGACGGGCTGACCGTCCGGGCCGGTGACTACGGCAGCTTCACCCGGGCACTGCCGAAGATCGCGCTGGCTTCGGGCATCCGGGTACGCCGACTGCTGCCCTCGGACGAGTCCCTGGAGAGTGTCTTCTCCTACCTTGTGGAGGCGTGA
- a CDS encoding ABC transporter permease subunit — protein MTTLDTQQAARPTGVIHDIGYQRYAGSRLGRRHIFGALFLHGLRAAFGLGRTAKAKIFPWLLIGVVGVVAVVLTAIRAQTGEVVLGYAEFPEVLTVLIIFFSAVVAPELASRDLHSGVLPLYFARPLRRGDYALARLASLVCATFLLLAGPMTVMFVGAAFTLGEVGLVWSEFGDFVGALAYVAVHAVVFGAVALLISSLIRRRALAAGAIVGAFMLTTPVVVVLALMPNATANQLAGLASPVSLVSGLGDWVFESTGEAGIGGYGPLYAIVTVALVTGCVLLLLARYRKVAAK, from the coding sequence CCGCCCGGCCCACCGGAGTCATCCACGACATCGGCTACCAGCGGTACGCCGGTTCCCGGCTCGGCCGGCGGCACATCTTCGGTGCGCTGTTCCTGCACGGACTGCGGGCCGCCTTCGGACTCGGCCGTACCGCGAAGGCGAAGATCTTCCCGTGGCTGCTGATCGGGGTGGTCGGAGTCGTCGCCGTGGTGCTGACCGCGATACGCGCCCAGACCGGCGAGGTGGTACTGGGCTACGCCGAGTTCCCCGAGGTGCTGACGGTCCTGATCATCTTCTTCTCTGCCGTCGTCGCACCGGAACTCGCCTCCCGCGACCTGCACAGTGGTGTGCTGCCGCTGTACTTCGCCCGCCCGCTGCGCCGTGGCGACTACGCACTGGCCCGGCTGGCGTCCCTGGTCTGCGCGACCTTCCTGCTGCTGGCCGGACCGATGACGGTGATGTTCGTCGGGGCCGCCTTCACCCTGGGCGAGGTCGGCCTGGTGTGGAGCGAGTTCGGTGACTTCGTGGGTGCGTTGGCCTATGTGGCCGTCCACGCGGTGGTCTTCGGCGCCGTGGCGCTGCTGATCTCGTCGCTGATCCGGCGGCGCGCCCTCGCGGCCGGGGCGATCGTGGGTGCCTTCATGCTCACCACCCCGGTCGTGGTGGTGCTGGCCCTGATGCCGAACGCGACCGCGAATCAGCTGGCCGGCCTGGCCAGCCCGGTCAGCCTGGTCAGCGGGCTCGGGGACTGGGTGTTCGAGTCGACCGGCGAGGCCGGCATCGGCGGCTACGGCCCGCTGTACGCCATCGTGACGGTCGCCCTGGTAACCGGTTGTGTACTCCTCCTGCTCGCCCGCTACCGGAAGGTCGCCGCCAAGTGA